One window from the genome of Cyprinus carpio isolate SPL01 chromosome B1, ASM1834038v1, whole genome shotgun sequence encodes:
- the gpa33a gene encoding glycoprotein A33 (transmembrane), paralog a, whose amino-acid sequence MAGTLGIFGICLLFAWVHMSSGTTVNIPDKVYKIARGDKAVIPCVFTPSKSITSVTWTADPDVKDDPEINVAGYFTPTNKVTVYQKYKGRANVVVDMVKGTANLELLSTTNADTRDYECKVQDPEDELGLLSDKASLVVLVAPSPPICNIVGKTEYFENIQLTCRSEEGTPTPSYKWESYNVNNVLRPLPLKATDQNGALSLVNISMDTSGYYICTSTNEIKSAKCNVTLRVNPPSMNMASTAGIIGGVVGMAVLVGIIICCCCYCRRRREKAEEYPMETPEDEEFTDKDPEGREDDRDIHVNSEEERRLKSADRRDPPDDRSERSYDRRSDYNDRRDHYTDRRDDRSDRTERNDRDDRHDRDRYDDRRDRNDDRRDHYDDRRDRYDDRRDRYDDRYDSDRYSDRYDSRDRPPSVPPNKPKEPRN is encoded by the exons ATGGCAGGAACGCTGGGAATATTTGGGATATGTCTGCTCTTCGCTT gggTTCACATGAGCTCGGGCACGACCGTAAACATCCCAGATAAAGTATATAAGATTGCGAGGGGCGATAAAGCGGTGATTCCCTGCGTTTTCACACCGAGTAAAAGCATCACATCAGTAACATGGACGGCAGATCCAGACGTCAAGGATGATCCAGAG ATTAACGTCGCTGGTTACTTCACTCCCACAAATAAAGTGACGGTATACCAGAAATATAAAGGCCGGGCAAATGTAGTGGTGGATATGGTGAAAGGAACAGCCAACCTGGAGCTCCTGAGCACCACCAATGCAGACACACGGGACTATGAGTGCAAAGTTCAGGATCCGGAGGATGAGCTGGGCCTTCTGTCTGACAAGGCCAGTCTCGTGGTCCTGG TGGCTCCATCACCACCCATCTGCAATATTGTTGGGAAGACAGAATACTTCGAGAACATTCAACTGACCTGCCGCTCCGAGGAGGGAACGCCGACACCGAGCTACAAATGGGAAAGCTACAACGTCAATAACGTCCTTCGACCGCTGCCGCTCAAGGCCACTGATC AAAACGGGGCTTTGTCACTTGTCAATATTTCCATGGACACGTCTGGCTACTACATCTGCACGTCCACCAACGAAATCAAATCTGCGAAGTGTAATGTGACCCTGCGCGTCAATCCAC CGTCCATGAACATGGCCTCCACGGCGGGGATCATCGGGGGCGTTGTGGGCATGGCTGTATTAGTGGGAATCAtcatctgctgctgctgctactgccGTCGCAGGAGGGAAAAGGCTGAGGAATACCCAATGGA GACTCCTGAAGATGAAGAATTCACAGACAAAGACCCTGAAGGGAGAGAGGACGACCGTGACATACACGTGAACTCTGAGGAAGAGCGTCGGCTGAAAAGCGCAGACAGACGCGATCCACCTGACGACCGCAGCGAGAGGAGCTACGATCGCCGCAGCGACTACAACGACCGAAGAGATCACTACACCGACAGACGAGACGATCGTAGTGACCGGACCGAGAGGAACGACAGAGACGACCGCCACGACCGAGATCGTTACGATGATCGCAGAGACCGCAACGATGACCGTCGCGACCACTACGACGATCGCAGAGACCGTTATGATGATCGCAGAGACCGCTATGATGACCGCTACGACAGCGACCGCTACTCCGACCGCTACGACAGTCGCGACAGACCGCCAAGCGTTCCACCGAATAAACCCAAAGAACCGAGGAACTGA